A single window of Mycobacterium sp. ITM-2016-00318 DNA harbors:
- the era gene encoding GTPase Era, with the protein MSEPDDEFRSGFVCFVGRPNTGKSTLTNALVGAKVAITSNRPQTTRHTIRGIMHRENFQIILVDTPGLHRPRTLLGQRLNDLVKDTYSEVDIIGWCIPVDEKIGPGDRWIFDQIKTVAPKTTLVAIVTKTDKVAKDRVAAQLVAVSELVGPDAEIVPVSATTGENLDVLTSVLASRLPPGPAFYPDGELTDEPEEVLMAELIREAALEGVRDELPHSLAVVIEEVNPREGRDDLIDVHAILFVERDSQKGIVIGKGGARLREVGTAARTQIEKLLGTKVYLDLRVKIAKNWQRDPKQLGRLGF; encoded by the coding sequence GTGAGCGAGCCTGATGATGAGTTCCGCTCCGGCTTCGTGTGTTTCGTCGGCAGGCCGAACACGGGTAAGTCGACGTTGACGAACGCCCTCGTCGGCGCCAAGGTGGCGATCACGTCGAACCGTCCGCAGACGACGCGACACACCATTCGCGGCATCATGCACCGCGAGAACTTCCAGATCATCCTCGTCGACACACCGGGGCTGCACCGGCCAAGGACGCTGCTTGGACAGCGTCTCAACGATTTGGTGAAGGACACGTACTCCGAGGTCGACATCATCGGATGGTGCATCCCGGTCGACGAGAAGATCGGCCCCGGTGACCGGTGGATCTTCGACCAGATCAAGACCGTCGCACCGAAGACGACACTGGTGGCCATCGTCACCAAAACCGACAAGGTGGCCAAGGATCGGGTGGCCGCGCAGCTGGTAGCGGTCAGCGAGCTGGTCGGGCCGGACGCCGAGATCGTTCCGGTGTCGGCGACGACGGGCGAAAATCTCGACGTCCTGACCTCGGTATTGGCGAGCCGGCTGCCACCTGGGCCCGCGTTCTACCCCGACGGGGAGCTGACCGACGAGCCCGAAGAGGTCCTGATGGCCGAGCTGATCCGCGAAGCCGCCCTGGAGGGTGTGCGCGACGAGCTCCCGCATTCCCTGGCTGTGGTGATCGAGGAAGTCAACCCCCGCGAGGGGCGCGACGACCTTATCGACGTGCACGCCATCCTTTTCGTCGAGCGCGACAGCCAGAAGGGCATCGTCATCGGCAAAGGCGGTGCGAGGCTGCGCGAGGTGGGCACCGCCGCCCGCACTCAGATCGAGAAACTGCTGGGCACCAAGGTTTATCTGGATCTGCGCGTCAAAATCGCGAAGAACTGGCAGCGCGATCCCAAACAGCTCGGTCGCTTAGGGTTCTGA
- a CDS encoding cytidine deaminase, with product MSELDAEDAKLVTLARGAMGRAEAGSGAAVRDQDGRTYAGAPVALDALALTALQAAVAAAVSSGATGLEAAALVGGSADDAGIAAVHELSADASIIVTDRAGSVQ from the coding sequence ATGAGTGAGCTGGACGCCGAGGACGCCAAGCTGGTGACGCTGGCACGCGGCGCGATGGGTCGGGCCGAGGCGGGCAGCGGTGCTGCCGTACGGGATCAGGACGGCCGCACCTACGCCGGCGCGCCGGTGGCTCTCGACGCACTCGCGCTGACCGCACTGCAGGCTGCGGTGGCCGCGGCCGTATCAAGCGGCGCAACAGGACTCGAGGCGGCTGCGCTCGTCGGCGGCTCCGCGGACGACGCGGGTATCGCCGCGGTACATGAGCTGTCTGCCGATGCGTCGATCATCGTCACCGACCGGGCGGGCAGCGTGCAGTGA
- a CDS encoding hemolysin family protein codes for MTGISSLIGAIALVGFGGLFAAIDAAIGTVSIARVEEMVRDERPGAVRLARVINERPRYINLVVLLRIACEITATALLVDFLYEHLGLDWGLIAAAAIMVVTSFVLIGVGPRTLGRQNAYTIALGAAVPLQGISILLTPISRLLVLLGNAVTPGRGFRNGPFASEIELREVVDLAQQRGVVADDERRMIQSVFELGDTPAREVMVPRTEMVWIENDKTAGQATSLAVRSGHSRIPVVGENVDDVIGVVYLKDLVERTYYSNNGGRDTKVSAVMRDAVFVPDSKPLDALLREMQRDRNHMALLVDEYGAIAGLVTIEDVLEEIVGEIADEYDTDEVAPVEELGDQCYRVSARLPIEDLGELYDREFDEDLDVDTVGGLLALELGRVPLPGAEVTWDGLQLRAEGGRDHRGRVRIGTVLVSPAEPEPEEHDE; via the coding sequence GTGACGGGCATCAGTTCATTGATCGGCGCGATCGCGCTGGTCGGTTTCGGCGGTCTTTTCGCGGCCATCGACGCCGCCATCGGCACGGTGTCGATCGCTCGCGTGGAGGAGATGGTGCGCGACGAGCGACCAGGTGCCGTGCGGCTGGCTCGAGTGATCAACGAACGGCCGCGTTACATCAATCTCGTTGTGCTGCTGCGCATCGCCTGCGAGATCACCGCGACGGCGCTGCTCGTGGACTTCCTCTACGAGCACCTCGGCCTCGACTGGGGCCTTATCGCCGCGGCCGCGATCATGGTCGTCACCAGCTTCGTGTTGATCGGGGTTGGGCCCCGAACGCTCGGCAGGCAGAACGCCTACACGATCGCGCTCGGCGCCGCTGTTCCGCTGCAGGGGATTTCGATACTGCTGACCCCCATCAGCCGTCTGCTCGTGCTTCTCGGTAACGCGGTGACCCCTGGCCGTGGTTTCCGCAACGGCCCGTTCGCGTCGGAGATCGAGTTGCGCGAGGTCGTCGACCTGGCCCAGCAGCGCGGCGTGGTTGCCGACGACGAGCGCCGGATGATCCAGTCGGTGTTCGAGCTGGGCGACACCCCCGCGCGCGAGGTCATGGTGCCGCGCACCGAGATGGTGTGGATCGAGAACGACAAGACCGCGGGCCAGGCGACGTCCCTCGCGGTGCGCAGCGGCCATTCCCGCATCCCGGTGGTCGGTGAGAACGTCGACGACGTCATCGGCGTCGTCTACCTGAAGGATCTCGTCGAGCGCACCTACTACTCGAACAACGGCGGCCGGGACACCAAGGTGTCTGCCGTGATGCGCGACGCCGTCTTCGTTCCTGACTCGAAACCGTTGGACGCGCTGCTGCGCGAGATGCAACGCGACCGCAACCACATGGCGCTGCTCGTCGACGAGTACGGCGCGATCGCCGGCCTGGTCACCATCGAGGACGTGCTCGAGGAGATCGTCGGCGAGATCGCCGACGAGTACGACACCGATGAGGTCGCGCCGGTCGAGGAACTCGGCGATCAGTGCTACCGGGTTTCGGCGCGGCTGCCGATCGAGGATCTGGGCGAACTCTACGACAGGGAGTTCGACGAGGATCTCGACGTCGACACCGTCGGCGGTCTGCTGGCCCTCGAACTCGGCCGCGTCCCGCTGCCCGGGGCCGAGGTGACGTGGGATGGTCTGCAGTTGCGCGCCGAAGGCGGCCGCGATCACCGCGGCCGGGTGCGGATCGGCACCGTGTTGGTCAGCCCTGCTGAGCCCGAACCCGAGGAACACGATGAGTGA
- the ybeY gene encoding rRNA maturation RNase YbeY: protein MSIEVSNESGLDVSEEELVSVARFVIKKMKVHPAAELSMVLLDTAAMADLHMRWMDLPGPTDVMSFPMDELEPGGRPDAPEPGPAMLGDIVLCPQFAAEQATAAGHTLGQELALLTVHGVLHLLGYDHAEPNEEKEMFALQRQLLEEWVAAQVEAYRLDRQSEKDRRLLDKSRFFDES from the coding sequence GTGAGCATTGAGGTGTCCAACGAGTCGGGCCTCGACGTCTCCGAAGAGGAACTGGTCAGCGTCGCGCGTTTCGTCATCAAGAAGATGAAAGTCCACCCCGCGGCGGAGCTTTCGATGGTGCTGCTCGACACCGCTGCGATGGCAGACCTGCACATGCGCTGGATGGACCTGCCCGGTCCGACCGACGTGATGAGCTTCCCGATGGACGAACTCGAGCCGGGCGGCCGTCCGGACGCGCCAGAACCCGGCCCGGCGATGCTCGGCGACATCGTGTTGTGCCCGCAATTCGCCGCCGAACAGGCCACCGCGGCCGGCCACACCCTCGGCCAGGAACTGGCCCTGCTGACCGTGCATGGTGTCCTGCACCTGCTCGGCTACGACCACGCCGAACCCAATGAAGAGAAAGAGATGTTCGCCCTGCAACGCCAATTGCTCGAAGAGTGGGTCGCTGCCCAAGTCGAGGCATATCGCCTGGACCGCCAGAGCGAGAAGGACCGGCGACTGCTCGATAAATCTCGCTTCTTCGACGAATCGTGA
- a CDS encoding PhoH family protein: MTPSETNADPDTPVRSSINVPPDLIVGLLGSADENLRALERLMAADIHARGNAITLSGEPADVALAERAISELIAIVGGGQPLTPEVVRHSVAMLTGTEGESPAEVLTLDILSRRGKTIRPKTLNQKRYVDAIDTNTIVFAIGPAGTGKTYLAMAKAVRALQTKQVSRIILTRPAVEAGESLGFLPGTLSEKIDPYLRPLYDALHDMMDPELIPKLTSAGVIEVAPLGYMRGRTLNDAFIILDEAQNTTGEQMKMFLTRLGFGAKMVVTGDITQIDLPGGANSGLRSAVEILDGVDDIHIAELTTSDVVRHRLVGEIVDAYAKFEEPGLMNRAQRRASGNRPRR; the protein is encoded by the coding sequence GTGACGCCCAGCGAGACGAACGCTGACCCGGACACACCCGTCCGTAGCAGCATCAATGTTCCGCCCGACCTCATCGTGGGCCTTCTGGGTTCCGCCGACGAGAACCTGCGTGCACTCGAGCGGCTGATGGCGGCCGATATCCATGCACGCGGCAACGCGATCACCCTGTCGGGCGAGCCGGCCGATGTGGCGCTGGCCGAGCGAGCGATCTCCGAACTCATCGCGATCGTCGGCGGAGGTCAGCCCCTGACGCCGGAGGTGGTGCGGCACAGCGTCGCGATGCTCACCGGCACCGAGGGGGAGTCGCCCGCCGAGGTGCTGACGCTGGACATCTTGTCGCGGCGCGGAAAGACCATCCGGCCGAAGACGCTCAATCAGAAGCGGTATGTCGACGCCATCGACACCAACACCATCGTGTTCGCCATCGGCCCAGCGGGCACCGGTAAGACCTATCTTGCGATGGCCAAGGCCGTGCGCGCATTGCAGACCAAGCAGGTGTCGCGGATCATCCTGACCCGCCCCGCGGTGGAAGCCGGTGAAAGCCTTGGCTTCCTGCCCGGCACGCTGAGTGAGAAGATCGACCCGTATCTGCGGCCGCTCTACGACGCGCTGCACGACATGATGGATCCCGAGCTGATCCCGAAGCTGACGAGCGCCGGGGTCATCGAGGTCGCGCCGCTCGGGTACATGCGTGGCCGCACCCTGAACGATGCATTCATCATTCTCGACGAGGCGCAGAACACCACCGGCGAGCAGATGAAGATGTTCCTCACCCGGCTCGGCTTCGGCGCCAAAATGGTTGTCACCGGCGATATCACACAGATCGACCTTCCCGGCGGCGCCAACTCCGGTTTGCGGTCGGCAGTGGAGATCCTCGACGGCGTCGACGACATTCACATTGCCGAACTCACCACGTCTGACGTCGTCCGCCATCGGCTCGTCGGCGAAATAGTCGACGCCTACGCCAAATTCGAGGAACCCGGTCTCATGAACCGGGCTCAGCGGCGCGCTTCCGGCAACCGGCCCCGGCGATAA
- a CDS encoding 16S rRNA (uracil(1498)-N(3))-methyltransferase: MTEALFYVDTLPETGELAVVDGDEGFHAANVRRIRAGEKLDLGDGAGAMAHCVIEQVAKAKLTARVLERWTVEPAAPEVTVVQALPKSDRSELAIELATEAGADAFVAWQAARCVARWDDGRADKGLRRWRAVARAAARQSRRPHIPAVSGVASTRDLIADVREAVASGSTVLALHESAAEPLTKIALVQARSLFLVVGPEGGISEEEVTALSEAGAAVVRLGPTVLRTSTAAAVALGALGALTPRWD; the protein is encoded by the coding sequence ATGACCGAGGCGCTGTTCTACGTCGACACCCTGCCGGAAACCGGCGAGTTGGCCGTCGTCGACGGCGACGAGGGATTCCACGCCGCCAACGTGCGGCGGATCAGGGCCGGCGAGAAGCTCGATCTGGGTGATGGCGCCGGCGCGATGGCACACTGCGTGATCGAACAGGTCGCCAAGGCCAAGCTGACGGCGCGCGTGCTGGAGCGCTGGACCGTCGAGCCCGCTGCGCCGGAGGTCACTGTCGTGCAGGCGCTGCCCAAATCGGACCGCTCCGAGTTGGCCATCGAGTTGGCCACCGAGGCGGGCGCGGATGCGTTCGTCGCCTGGCAGGCGGCGCGGTGCGTGGCCCGCTGGGACGACGGAAGGGCCGACAAGGGCCTTCGGCGGTGGCGGGCGGTGGCGCGCGCGGCGGCCAGGCAATCCCGTCGACCGCATATCCCAGCGGTCTCCGGTGTCGCGTCGACCCGCGACCTGATCGCTGATGTCCGCGAAGCGGTGGCATCGGGTTCCACTGTGCTGGCGCTGCACGAGTCGGCCGCTGAACCTTTGACGAAAATCGCTCTGGTCCAGGCTCGTTCGCTTTTCCTGGTGGTCGGCCCGGAGGGTGGCATCTCCGAAGAAGAGGTCACCGCGCTGTCCGAGGCCGGGGCCGCCGTGGTGCGCCTGGGTCCGACGGTGCTGCGGACCTCGACGGCGGCGGCGGTCGCCCTCGGTGCGCTGGGCGCGCTGACGCCGCGTTGGGATTGA
- the dnaJ gene encoding molecular chaperone DnaJ, translating to MARDYYGLLGVSKGASDQEIKRAYRKLARELHPDVNPDQKAQARFQEISVAYEVLNDPEKRRIVDLGGDPLESVGAGGNGFGGFGGLGDVFEAFFGGGTTSRGPVGRVRPGADSLLRMRMNLHDCATGVTKQVTVDTAVLCDLCHGKGTHGNSTPTTCDTCGGQGEIQTVQRSLLGQVMTSRPCPVCGGVGEVILDPCNRCGGDGRVRARREISVKIPAGVGDGMRVRLAAQGEVGPGGGPAGDLYVEVHEQQHDIFVRDGDDLHCTVSVPMVDAALGNSVTVDAILDGPTEITIAPGTQPGSVTTLRGHGMPHLRSGVRGDLHAHIDVVVPSRLDHEDIELLRKFKEHRVRDTAEVKSTQTAASSGGGLFSRLRETFTGR from the coding sequence GTGGCACGCGACTATTACGGCCTGCTCGGCGTGAGCAAGGGCGCGAGTGATCAGGAGATCAAGCGCGCCTATCGGAAGTTGGCCCGTGAACTGCATCCCGACGTCAACCCCGATCAAAAGGCGCAGGCGCGCTTCCAGGAGATCAGCGTCGCCTATGAGGTGCTCAACGACCCGGAGAAGCGTCGCATCGTCGACCTCGGCGGTGACCCGCTGGAATCGGTGGGCGCGGGCGGCAACGGCTTCGGTGGGTTCGGCGGTCTCGGCGACGTGTTCGAAGCCTTCTTCGGCGGTGGTACCACGTCCCGCGGGCCCGTCGGCCGGGTCCGGCCGGGCGCCGACTCCCTGCTGCGGATGCGGATGAACCTCCACGACTGTGCGACAGGCGTGACCAAGCAGGTCACCGTCGACACCGCTGTGCTGTGCGACCTCTGCCACGGCAAGGGCACACACGGCAACTCCACGCCGACCACCTGCGACACCTGCGGTGGGCAGGGCGAGATTCAGACGGTTCAGCGCTCGCTGCTCGGGCAGGTCATGACGTCGCGTCCGTGTCCGGTCTGCGGTGGCGTCGGCGAAGTCATCCTCGACCCGTGCAACCGCTGCGGCGGCGACGGCCGGGTGCGGGCCCGCCGCGAGATCAGCGTCAAGATCCCGGCAGGCGTCGGCGACGGCATGCGGGTGCGGCTGGCGGCCCAGGGCGAGGTCGGCCCCGGTGGCGGCCCGGCGGGTGACCTGTATGTCGAGGTCCACGAACAGCAGCACGACATCTTCGTCCGTGACGGCGACGACCTGCACTGCACTGTCTCGGTGCCGATGGTCGACGCCGCGCTCGGCAACTCGGTGACCGTGGACGCGATCCTGGACGGACCGACCGAGATCACCATCGCACCGGGCACCCAGCCGGGGTCGGTGACCACACTTCGGGGCCACGGCATGCCGCACCTGAGGTCCGGGGTCCGCGGTGACCTGCACGCCCATATCGACGTGGTCGTCCCGTCGCGGCTCGACCACGAAGACATCGAATTGCTCCGCAAGTTCAAGGAGCATCGCGTCCGAGACACCGCCGAGGTGAAGTCGACGCAGACCGCCGCGAGCTCGGGCGGCGGGCTCTTCAGCAGGCTGCGCGAGACCTTCACCGGCCGCTAG